Proteins from one Phyllobacterium zundukense genomic window:
- a CDS encoding complex I NDUFA9 subunit family protein, with translation MTIIKPKLVTVFGGSGFIGRHVVRALTKRGYRVRVAVRHPDLAFHLQPLGGVGQIQAVQANLRNRASVDRAVAGSDHVINLVGLLFEGGKQKFSAVHDFGARAVAEAARAAGVPLTHMSAIGADPRSHSAYASTKGRAEVAVHDTLPDAIIIRPSIVFGPEDSFFNKFAGMARISPFLPLIGGGHTRFQPVYVGDVADVFARSVDGTLQPGKVYELGGGEVLTFKQCLEEMLRVIGRKRMFVSIPFWIAKIQGSILGYLPKPPLTRDQVLLLQHDNVVSNAAKEEGRTLEGLGIRPQTIETILPSYLWRFRSHGQYSSHTPA, from the coding sequence ATGACAATCATCAAGCCAAAACTCGTCACCGTTTTCGGAGGCTCCGGCTTTATCGGTCGTCATGTCGTGCGTGCGCTGACCAAGCGCGGCTACCGCGTTCGCGTTGCCGTCCGTCATCCCGATCTGGCTTTCCATTTGCAGCCGCTTGGCGGCGTCGGCCAGATCCAGGCCGTACAGGCAAATCTGCGTAACCGCGCTTCAGTGGATCGTGCCGTAGCGGGCTCCGACCACGTGATCAACCTTGTCGGGCTGCTGTTCGAAGGCGGCAAGCAGAAGTTCAGCGCGGTGCACGATTTCGGTGCTCGTGCCGTCGCCGAAGCGGCCCGTGCAGCGGGCGTCCCCCTTACCCACATGTCGGCGATTGGCGCCGATCCCCGCTCTCATTCCGCCTATGCCAGCACCAAGGGCCGCGCCGAGGTAGCCGTGCACGATACGCTACCGGACGCCATCATTATTCGCCCGTCGATCGTCTTCGGCCCTGAAGATAGTTTCTTCAATAAATTTGCCGGCATGGCGCGTATTTCGCCCTTCCTGCCGCTGATCGGCGGCGGCCATACCAGGTTCCAGCCGGTCTATGTCGGTGATGTCGCCGATGTCTTTGCACGTTCCGTCGATGGCACCTTGCAGCCGGGCAAAGTCTACGAACTTGGCGGCGGTGAAGTCTTGACGTTCAAGCAGTGCCTCGAAGAAATGCTGCGTGTCATTGGCCGCAAGCGTATGTTCGTATCGATCCCGTTCTGGATCGCCAAGATTCAGGGCTCTATCCTTGGCTATCTGCCAAAGCCACCACTGACAAGGGATCAGGTCTTGCTCCTGCAGCACGACAACGTGGTTTCGAACGCTGCGAAGGAAGAAGGGCGCACGCTCGAGGGCCTTGGAATCCGGCCGCAGACGATCGAGACGATCCTGCCGTCCTATCTCTGGCGTTTCCGGAGCCACGGACAATATTCCAGCCATACACCCGCCTGA
- a CDS encoding L,D-transpeptidase, whose translation MLTRRDVLTGILAAALAPQAALAAPKKKKIFVINPEFRPQYVSYDSSYAPGTVVIDPRGRFLYLIEDSFTARRYGVGVGRAGRVFHGVAKVGRKAKWPRWIPTNGMIRRQPEKYARYAGGVAGGPRNPLGARALYLYRNGRDTHYRIHGTTEPWTIGRAVSNGCIRMVNEHVMDLYARVPVGARVVVI comes from the coding sequence ATGCTGACACGTCGCGATGTTCTTACCGGTATACTTGCAGCGGCGCTGGCGCCGCAGGCTGCGTTGGCGGCGCCAAAGAAGAAGAAAATCTTCGTCATCAATCCGGAATTCCGCCCACAATATGTATCGTACGATTCATCCTACGCGCCGGGCACAGTGGTGATCGACCCTCGTGGCCGGTTCCTTTACCTGATCGAAGACAGTTTCACCGCACGGCGTTATGGCGTTGGGGTCGGACGGGCTGGCCGGGTCTTCCATGGCGTCGCGAAAGTCGGCCGCAAGGCGAAATGGCCGCGCTGGATCCCGACGAACGGTATGATCAGACGCCAACCGGAAAAATATGCGCGCTATGCCGGTGGTGTCGCGGGTGGTCCCCGCAATCCGCTGGGCGCCCGCGCGCTCTATCTTTATCGCAATGGACGCGACACGCATTATCGCATCCACGGAACGACGGAGCCGTGGACGATAGGACGCGCCGTATCGAATGGCTGCATCCGCATGGTCAACGAACACGTCATGGATCTGTATGCGCGAGTGCCGGTAGGTGCCAGAGTCGTCGTAATCTAG
- a CDS encoding DUF1150 family protein, producing the protein MQTTDHKNLLTELEFARLGAGQVAYMRKVKTDDLATSFPALPPMTPGVELWALFAANGEPIVLSDERDNVLVGAQEHELRTVMLQ; encoded by the coding sequence ATGCAAACCACCGATCACAAGAATCTCCTGACCGAGCTTGAATTTGCGCGCCTTGGCGCTGGCCAGGTGGCTTATATGCGCAAGGTCAAAACCGATGACCTTGCTACGAGTTTCCCGGCGCTCCCGCCGATGACGCCGGGCGTCGAACTCTGGGCGCTTTTTGCGGCCAATGGCGAGCCGATCGTGCTTTCCGATGAACGTGACAATGTGCTTGTCGGCGCGCAGGAACACGAATTGCGCACCGTGATGCTGCAGTAG
- a CDS encoding NAD(P)/FAD-dependent oxidoreductase has product MSELIETDVVIVGAGPVGLFAVFELGLLDLRAHVIDILDRPGGQCAELYPEKPIYDIPGLPEVTGQDLTTNLLKQIAPFDPQFHFSTMVTALEKLEDGRFRVETDADEVFITKVIVIVAGGGSFQPKRPPVPEIELYEGVSVHYAVRKIEAFRGHDVVIVGGGDSALDWTLNLEPVAKSVTLVHRRPEFRAAPDSVNKMWALEKEGRVNFRMGQVSGLEGADGQLSKVILKGAEGEEILDAGRLLPFFGLTMKLGPIADWGLNLDQNLIAVDTEKFETSEPGIFAIGDINTYPGKLKLILSGFHEAALMSQAAKRIVSPGERIIFQYTTSSTSLQKKLKAA; this is encoded by the coding sequence ATGTCCGAATTGATTGAAACAGATGTGGTTATTGTCGGCGCCGGCCCGGTCGGCCTCTTTGCCGTGTTCGAACTTGGTTTGCTCGATCTGCGCGCCCATGTGATCGATATCCTCGATCGTCCGGGCGGCCAGTGTGCCGAGCTTTATCCGGAAAAGCCGATCTACGACATTCCGGGTTTGCCTGAAGTCACCGGTCAGGACCTTACCACCAACCTCTTGAAGCAGATCGCGCCTTTTGATCCGCAGTTCCATTTCTCTACCATGGTCACCGCGCTAGAGAAGCTCGAGGACGGGCGTTTTCGCGTCGAGACCGATGCGGACGAAGTTTTCATCACCAAGGTCATCGTCATCGTGGCTGGCGGTGGTTCCTTCCAGCCCAAGCGCCCGCCTGTGCCGGAAATCGAGCTCTATGAGGGCGTCAGCGTTCACTATGCGGTGCGCAAGATCGAGGCTTTCCGCGGTCACGACGTGGTTATCGTCGGCGGCGGCGACAGCGCCCTCGACTGGACGCTCAACCTTGAACCGGTTGCGAAATCGGTGACCCTCGTGCATCGCCGGCCGGAATTCCGCGCCGCGCCCGATAGCGTCAACAAGATGTGGGCGCTGGAAAAGGAAGGACGCGTCAATTTCCGCATGGGGCAGGTCAGCGGTCTGGAAGGGGCAGACGGCCAATTGTCAAAGGTCATCCTCAAGGGCGCCGAGGGCGAAGAGATCCTCGACGCCGGGCGTCTGCTACCATTCTTCGGCCTGACGATGAAGCTCGGTCCGATTGCCGATTGGGGCCTCAATCTCGACCAGAACCTGATCGCCGTCGATACGGAGAAATTCGAGACATCGGAGCCAGGTATCTTCGCCATCGGCGATATCAATACCTATCCCGGCAAGTTGAAGCTGATCCTCTCTGGCTTCCATGAAGCCGCGCTGATGAGCCAGGCGGCCAAACGCATTGTTTCGCCGGGCGAACGGATCATCTTCCAGTATACGACGTCCTCCACCTCCCTGCAGAAGAAACTGAAGGCGGCATAG
- a CDS encoding undecaprenyl-diphosphate phosphatase → METQTIVEALFLGLLEGITEFLPVSSTGHLLLAGHFLGFESNGKTFEVLIQLGAILAILSVYFGRLVKIARDLPTDPKARRFVAGVLIAFLPAAVVGALAHDVIKTVLFESPMLICVMLIIGGLILLWVDRVELKPRYTNVMDYPLGLCFKIGLIQCFAMIPGTSRSGATIVGALLLGTDKRSAAEFSFFLAMPTMAGAFAYDLFKNRHILTFNDASLIFVGFIAAFISGVFVVRFLLDYVSRHGFALFAWWRLVVGTLGLVALILTR, encoded by the coding sequence ATGGAAACACAGACGATTGTCGAAGCCCTCTTCCTTGGCTTGCTGGAAGGAATAACCGAATTCCTGCCGGTATCATCGACTGGGCATCTGTTGCTCGCGGGGCATTTTCTAGGCTTCGAATCGAACGGCAAGACATTCGAGGTGTTGATCCAGCTCGGTGCTATCCTGGCGATCCTCAGCGTCTATTTCGGCCGCCTCGTGAAGATCGCGCGCGATCTTCCAACCGATCCGAAAGCCCGCCGTTTCGTCGCTGGCGTGCTTATCGCCTTCCTCCCGGCAGCAGTCGTCGGGGCGCTCGCCCATGACGTCATCAAGACCGTGCTGTTTGAATCGCCCATGCTGATCTGCGTGATGCTCATCATCGGCGGGCTGATCCTGCTCTGGGTCGACCGGGTCGAACTGAAGCCGCGCTATACCAATGTCATGGATTATCCGCTGGGTCTCTGTTTCAAGATCGGCTTGATCCAGTGTTTTGCCATGATTCCCGGTACGTCGCGTTCCGGGGCGACAATCGTTGGAGCCCTGCTGCTGGGAACAGACAAGCGCTCGGCAGCCGAATTTTCATTCTTCCTGGCAATGCCGACAATGGCCGGCGCCTTCGCCTATGATCTCTTCAAAAACCGTCACATACTGACCTTCAACGATGCGTCGCTGATCTTTGTAGGATTTATCGCGGCGTTCATCTCGGGCGTCTTCGTCGTCCGCTTTCTGCTGGACTATGTCTCGCGCCACGGCTTTGCATTGTTCGCATGGTGGCGGCTCGTCGTCGGGACGCTCGGACTGGTCGCGCTGATTTTGACGCGGTGA
- the queG gene encoding tRNA epoxyqueuosine(34) reductase QueG: MQMNSNQQQRLKQFILEESRAAGFDLVAITRPDAIPFAEERLRHYLALGRHASMDWMQETEERRASPQTLWPEVRSIIVLAMNYGPDSDPLAILQHKDKAAISVYAQNRDYHDIIKGKLKGVASRFASRAAGEDLKVFVDTAPVMEKPLAEAAGLGWQGKHTNLVSRSHGSWLFLGTIFTTAELPPDEREADHCGSCHACLDVCPTNAFPAPYQLDAGRCISYLTIEHKEPIPLEFRKAMGNRIYGCDDCLAVCPWNKFAETARETKLQARDELRSPSLASLLMLDDAAFRTMFSGSPIKRIGRDRFMRNVLIASGNSGDPVLIEAVKIHLADPSPLVRGAAVWALGELMDADRFAALRMHGAAQENDASVLTEWHKAAKNQ, encoded by the coding sequence ATGCAAATGAACTCAAACCAACAACAACGGCTGAAGCAGTTCATTCTTGAGGAATCGCGTGCCGCTGGCTTCGATCTGGTCGCCATCACGCGCCCGGATGCCATCCCGTTCGCCGAAGAGCGCCTGCGCCACTATCTGGCGCTCGGACGCCACGCCAGCATGGACTGGATGCAGGAAACGGAAGAGCGCCGCGCCAGTCCGCAAACCCTTTGGCCGGAGGTGCGTTCGATCATCGTGCTTGCCATGAACTACGGACCGGACAGCGATCCTCTGGCAATCCTCCAGCACAAGGATAAGGCCGCGATTTCCGTCTATGCACAGAACCGCGATTATCACGACATCATCAAAGGCAAGCTCAAAGGCGTCGCCAGCCGTTTCGCCTCCCGTGCCGCAGGCGAAGATCTGAAAGTCTTCGTCGATACGGCACCGGTAATGGAAAAGCCGCTGGCCGAAGCCGCCGGTCTCGGCTGGCAGGGCAAGCACACCAATCTCGTCAGCCGCAGCCATGGCTCCTGGCTGTTTCTCGGCACGATCTTCACCACGGCGGAATTGCCGCCTGATGAACGCGAGGCGGATCATTGCGGCTCGTGTCACGCCTGCCTCGACGTGTGCCCGACCAACGCATTCCCCGCACCTTATCAACTCGATGCAGGGCGCTGCATCTCCTACCTCACCATCGAGCACAAGGAACCCATCCCGCTCGAGTTCCGTAAGGCGATGGGCAACCGCATCTATGGCTGCGATGATTGTCTGGCCGTCTGCCCCTGGAACAAATTTGCCGAGACTGCGCGTGAAACCAAGCTACAGGCGCGCGATGAACTGAGATCGCCATCGCTCGCATCGCTGCTGATGCTGGACGACGCGGCATTCCGCACGATGTTCTCGGGGTCACCTATCAAGCGCATCGGCCGCGACCGTTTCATGCGCAACGTGCTTATCGCCAGCGGCAATTCCGGCGACCCGGTCCTCATCGAAGCCGTCAAGATACATCTCGCCGATCCCTCACCACTTGTGCGCGGCGCCGCCGTATGGGCGTTGGGTGAACTGATGGATGCAGACCGGTTCGCAGCCCTGCGCATGCACGGAGCCGCGCAGGAAAATGACGCGAGCGTCTTGACCGAGTGGCACAAAGCCGCGAAAAATCAATAA
- a CDS encoding zinc-dependent alcohol dehydrogenase family protein, which produces MKAVIFEQFGQAPRVQSVADPTPAATGVVIKVEATGLCRSDWHGWMGHDADIVLPHVPGHELAGTVQAVGKHVTQWKVGQRVTVPFVGGCGHCFECNSGNHQVCENQFQPGFTAWGSFAEYVAVDFADTNLVALPDTLDFATAASLGCRFVTSFRAIVDQAKVKPGEWVAVHGCGGVGLSAVMIATAMGANVIAIDLTEEKLAFARELGAVATINGRERQDVIGAVREITKGGAHVSIDALGHPSTCFNSIANLRRRGRHVQVGLMLGDHAHPPIPMDKVIAHELEIYGSHGMQAFRYKALMDMLETGKLQPQKLIGKEIALDDAPAALMAMDRFEGLGINVITRF; this is translated from the coding sequence ATGAAAGCAGTCATTTTCGAGCAATTCGGCCAGGCGCCGCGCGTGCAGAGTGTTGCGGACCCAACACCCGCTGCAACGGGCGTGGTCATCAAGGTCGAGGCGACGGGCCTCTGCCGCAGCGACTGGCATGGCTGGATGGGCCACGACGCCGATATCGTCCTGCCGCATGTGCCGGGGCACGAACTGGCCGGGACCGTGCAGGCTGTAGGCAAGCACGTGACGCAATGGAAGGTTGGCCAGCGCGTCACCGTGCCATTCGTCGGCGGCTGCGGCCATTGTTTTGAATGCAATTCCGGCAACCATCAGGTGTGCGAAAACCAGTTTCAGCCGGGCTTCACCGCCTGGGGTTCCTTCGCGGAATATGTGGCGGTGGATTTTGCCGATACCAATCTCGTCGCGCTACCAGATACGCTGGATTTTGCCACGGCGGCAAGCCTCGGCTGCCGCTTCGTTACATCGTTTCGCGCAATCGTCGATCAGGCAAAGGTCAAGCCGGGTGAATGGGTGGCGGTGCATGGCTGCGGCGGCGTTGGTCTTTCGGCGGTCATGATCGCGACGGCGATGGGTGCCAATGTTATCGCCATCGACCTGACCGAAGAGAAACTTGCCTTCGCCCGCGAGCTTGGCGCAGTTGCGACGATAAATGGCCGCGAGAGGCAGGATGTGATCGGTGCGGTGCGGGAAATTACCAAGGGCGGAGCGCACGTCTCCATCGATGCGCTCGGCCATCCATCGACCTGTTTCAACTCCATCGCCAATCTGCGCCGCCGCGGCCGGCACGTGCAGGTGGGACTAATGCTTGGCGACCACGCGCATCCGCCGATCCCGATGGACAAGGTCATCGCCCATGAGCTCGAGATCTATGGCAGCCACGGCATGCAGGCTTTCCGCTACAAGGCGCTGATGGACATGCTTGAAACGGGTAAGTTGCAGCCGCAAAAACTGATCGGCAAGGAGATCGCGCTGGATGATGCACCCGCAGCGCTCATGGCGATGGACCGGTTCGAGGGACTGGGGATTAACGTGATAACGCGGTTTTAG
- a CDS encoding 2Fe-2S iron-sulfur cluster-binding protein produces MSSESLYIHVTDQHGKRHTLEALEGFRVMEVIRDWGLDIKAECGGACACGTCHVYVDQDWSEKLFAPLDEEVDQLDVTFHVEDNSRLSCQLIMTEELNGLEITLAPDTQRESVAA; encoded by the coding sequence ATGAGCTCAGAGTCCCTCTATATCCACGTCACCGATCAGCACGGCAAGCGCCATACGCTGGAAGCCCTCGAAGGCTTTCGCGTCATGGAAGTCATCCGCGATTGGGGACTAGACATCAAGGCGGAATGCGGCGGCGCCTGCGCCTGCGGCACGTGCCATGTCTATGTCGATCAGGATTGGTCGGAAAAGCTCTTTGCACCGCTTGATGAGGAAGTCGACCAGCTCGACGTGACCTTTCACGTCGAGGACAATTCTCGTCTTTCCTGCCAGCTGATCATGACCGAAGAATTGAACGGTCTCGAAATCACCCTGGCTCCGGACACCCAGCGGGAGAGCGTCGCAGCCTAG
- a CDS encoding DUF934 domain-containing protein yields MSDIEQPAGELWGREGFREDPYVIAETLEEAGDAPAVILPLGVWLGLTEEIRNASNRKIGVLVAPGESIEPLLPLLDSIPVIALQFPAFNDGRSYSKAELIKNQHHFKGELRAVGDVLIDQVAYMLRTGFDTMKVNHAVTLNRLAGHNLHDVPGYYQPGRGSHTVSGTYSWRRVPGA; encoded by the coding sequence ATGAGTGACATTGAACAACCTGCGGGTGAGCTTTGGGGCCGCGAAGGGTTCCGCGAGGATCCCTACGTTATAGCCGAAACGCTGGAGGAGGCCGGTGATGCACCCGCTGTGATCCTGCCGCTGGGCGTCTGGCTCGGTCTCACCGAAGAGATACGCAATGCCTCCAATCGCAAGATCGGTGTTCTGGTCGCCCCGGGTGAAAGCATCGAGCCGCTATTGCCGTTGCTGGATTCAATCCCTGTGATTGCGCTGCAGTTTCCGGCTTTCAATGATGGGCGCTCCTATTCGAAGGCCGAGCTGATCAAGAACCAGCATCATTTCAAGGGTGAGTTGCGCGCTGTCGGGGATGTTTTGATCGATCAGGTCGCCTATATGCTGCGCACCGGCTTCGACACGATGAAGGTCAACCATGCGGTGACGCTGAACCGTCTTGCCGGCCATAATCTTCACGATGTTCCCGGTTACTACCAGCCGGGACGAGGCTCGCACACAGTGTCCGGCACCTATAGCTGGCGCCGCGTTCCCGGGGCGTGA
- a CDS encoding glutathione S-transferase family protein — MLTLFHHPMSTGSRYTRLILNEYDIEVELIEENSWARRKEFLALNPAGTLPVLLAEGDVPVSGASVIAEYIDETRGALKRSRRLFPEDSLNRAEVRRLVDWFLTKLENEVTRHMARERIFKLHMTAEQGGGAPDSGAIRAARTNITQHMKYIDWLTATRNWLAGPAPSYADMSAAASISILDYLGEIKWGDYKAARDWYTRMKSRPSFRPLLSDRVRGLPPSSHYGDLDF, encoded by the coding sequence ATGTTGACGCTCTTCCATCATCCCATGTCCACCGGCTCGCGCTATACCCGGCTTATCCTCAATGAATATGACATTGAAGTGGAGCTGATCGAAGAAAACAGCTGGGCACGGCGCAAGGAGTTTCTGGCGCTCAACCCGGCGGGAACCCTGCCCGTACTCCTGGCGGAAGGCGATGTTCCGGTTTCAGGGGCTTCCGTGATCGCCGAATACATCGATGAAACCCGCGGCGCACTCAAGCGCAGCCGCCGGTTGTTTCCTGAAGATTCGCTCAACCGTGCCGAAGTACGGCGGCTGGTCGACTGGTTCCTTACAAAGCTGGAAAATGAAGTGACCCGGCACATGGCACGTGAACGCATCTTCAAATTGCACATGACCGCCGAACAGGGCGGTGGAGCGCCGGATTCGGGCGCTATTCGTGCTGCCCGTACCAATATTACCCAGCACATGAAATATATCGACTGGCTGACGGCCACGCGCAACTGGCTGGCCGGACCGGCCCCGAGCTATGCGGACATGTCGGCCGCGGCTTCGATCTCGATTCTCGACTATCTTGGCGAAATCAAATGGGGCGATTATAAAGCGGCGCGCGACTGGTACACGCGGATGAAATCGCGTCCGTCGTTCCGGCCATTGTTGTCGGATCGGGTGCGCGGCTTGCCGCCTTCGTCGCATTATGGCGATCTGGATTTTTAA
- a CDS encoding nucleoside hydrolase yields the protein MTRKIIIDTDPGQDDALAILLAFASPELEVLGVTVVAGNVSLALTELNARKICELAGRPDARVFAGADRPLMRPLVTAEHVHGKTGLDGPDLPEPAMLLQDQHAVDFIIETLRKEETGSVTLCALGPLTNIAQVLIRAPELAPRIQEIVLMGGGFFEGGNITPTAEFNIYVDPHAAQIVLRSDVPVVILPLDVTHKTLTTAKRIERFRAMGTKAGDASVALLEFFERFDEEKYGRDGGPLHDPNVIAYVLKPELYRGRHCNVVVDATNELTLGMTVVDWWGVTHRPKNALYIRHVDDEGFFDLLTERVARLP from the coding sequence ATGACGCGTAAAATCATAATCGACACCGATCCCGGCCAAGACGATGCTCTCGCAATCCTTCTGGCGTTCGCCAGCCCGGAACTGGAAGTCCTCGGAGTGACGGTTGTCGCCGGCAATGTGTCACTGGCTTTGACCGAATTGAACGCACGCAAGATCTGCGAGCTTGCCGGCCGCCCTGACGCGCGCGTTTTCGCCGGCGCCGATCGCCCCTTGATGCGCCCGCTGGTCACGGCCGAGCACGTGCACGGAAAGACGGGGCTTGACGGCCCTGATCTGCCGGAACCGGCGATGCTGCTGCAAGATCAGCACGCGGTCGATTTCATCATCGAGACCTTGCGCAAGGAAGAAACGGGAAGCGTTACGCTCTGCGCACTTGGACCCCTCACCAACATTGCACAAGTCCTGATTCGCGCCCCGGAGCTTGCACCCCGTATCCAGGAAATCGTCCTCATGGGCGGCGGGTTCTTCGAAGGCGGCAACATTACACCGACGGCGGAGTTCAATATCTATGTGGATCCGCATGCGGCGCAGATCGTGCTCAGGTCAGACGTTCCCGTGGTCATCCTGCCGCTCGACGTAACACACAAGACGCTGACAACCGCCAAGCGTATCGAGCGTTTCCGGGCAATGGGGACAAAGGCCGGGGATGCCTCCGTTGCCCTTCTGGAATTCTTCGAACGGTTTGACGAGGAAAAATACGGCCGGGATGGCGGTCCGCTGCATGATCCGAATGTCATCGCCTACGTGCTGAAACCTGAGCTCTATCGAGGCAGGCATTGCAACGTCGTCGTCGACGCCACGAACGAATTGACGCTCGGCATGACCGTTGTCGATTGGTGGGGGGTGACCCATCGCCCCAAGAACGCGCTCTATATCCGCCATGTCGACGATGAAGGTTTCTTCGATCTCTTGACCGAACGCGTTGCACGCCTGCCGTGA
- a CDS encoding SDR family oxidoreductase, whose amino-acid sequence MNIFLFGAGYSARAFAKVIDGQADFIGGTTRDSAKFSDLKKDGITPFLFHGTHASQEIVDVLAGVTHLVISTSPGQSGDPVLAQFGKTIRHAMPKLQWIGYLSTVGVYGNHGGAWVDETTPCHPLSARSTERVAAEQGWQQLADERGVPLAILRLAGIYGPGRNAFVNLANGSARRLNKSGQVFNRIHVDDIAGALVFLSLRNEAGVFNITDDEPAPPQDVVAYAAELMGVEPPEEADFDTAPLTPMARSFYGENKRVSNKRIKALGFSFRYPDYGTAFATMWRDGSWK is encoded by the coding sequence ATGAATATTTTTCTCTTCGGTGCCGGATACTCGGCGCGAGCCTTTGCCAAAGTCATCGATGGTCAAGCGGATTTCATCGGCGGGACGACGCGCGATAGCGCCAAATTTTCAGATCTCAAGAAGGATGGCATCACGCCGTTCCTGTTTCACGGTACCCATGCCTCACAGGAGATCGTCGATGTTCTCGCCGGTGTCACGCATCTCGTCATCTCGACGTCACCCGGGCAGAGCGGCGATCCGGTGCTGGCACAGTTTGGCAAGACCATTCGGCACGCCATGCCCAAGCTGCAATGGATCGGCTATCTTTCCACCGTTGGCGTCTATGGCAATCATGGCGGTGCATGGGTCGACGAGACTACACCATGCCACCCGCTTTCCGCCCGTTCCACCGAACGTGTCGCCGCCGAGCAGGGCTGGCAGCAACTGGCCGATGAGCGCGGTGTTCCGCTCGCTATCCTGAGGCTTGCCGGCATTTACGGGCCGGGACGCAACGCTTTCGTCAATCTCGCCAACGGCAGCGCGCGCCGGCTGAACAAAAGCGGGCAGGTGTTCAACCGTATCCATGTCGATGATATTGCCGGTGCACTGGTTTTTCTCAGCCTGCGCAATGAGGCCGGCGTTTTCAACATAACGGATGATGAACCTGCACCGCCGCAGGACGTCGTCGCCTATGCGGCGGAGCTGATGGGCGTCGAACCGCCGGAAGAGGCCGATTTCGATACAGCACCGCTGACGCCGATGGCACGCTCGTTCTACGGCGAGAACAAACGCGTTTCCAATAAGCGCATCAAGGCGCTCGGCTTTTCCTTCCGCTATCCCGATTACGGCACCGCCTTTGCCACCATGTGGCGCGATGGCAGCTGGAAATAG
- a CDS encoding Hsp20 family protein gives MTRMTPFSSPLLLGFDSMEKTLERIAKSGDGYPPYNIERIRGNNDREQLRIILAVAGFSNDDLEVTTEDNQLIIRGRQAEEETREYLHRGIAARQFQRIFVLADGMRVSAAALKNGLLSIDLDRPEPERLVKRINIAVQD, from the coding sequence ATGACACGAATGACACCGTTTTCAAGCCCCCTGTTGCTTGGTTTCGATTCGATGGAAAAGACGCTGGAGCGTATCGCCAAGTCCGGCGACGGCTATCCGCCTTACAATATCGAGCGCATCCGCGGCAACAATGACCGTGAACAGCTTCGAATTATTCTCGCCGTTGCGGGCTTCTCCAATGACGATCTCGAAGTGACCACGGAAGACAATCAGCTGATCATTCGCGGCAGGCAGGCCGAAGAAGAGACCCGCGAATATCTGCATCGTGGTATTGCCGCACGTCAGTTCCAGCGCATCTTCGTTCTTGCCGATGGAATGCGCGTCAGCGCCGCCGCTTTGAAGAATGGGCTTCTGTCGATCGATCTCGACCGGCCGGAACCCGAACGACTGGTCAAGCGCATCAATATTGCGGTTCAGGACTAG